One segment of Drosophila mauritiana strain mau12 chromosome 3R, ASM438214v1, whole genome shotgun sequence DNA contains the following:
- the LOC117142813 gene encoding bifunctional glutamate/proline--tRNA ligase isoform X1: MSIKLKANLNNPPISGLATAHLINGTVPVEIVWSKEETSLQFPDNRLLVCHSNNDVLRALARAAPDYKLYGETAIERTQIDHWLSFSLTCEDDISWALSFLDKSIAPVTYLVANKLTIADFALFNEMHSRYEFLAAKGIPQHVQRWYDLITAQPLIQKVLQSLPEDAKVKRSPQSSKEQTPAKTGERKQEGKFVDLPGAEMGKVVVRFPPEASGYLHIGHAKAALLNQYYALAFQGTLIMRFDDTNPAKETVEFENVILGDLEQLQIKPDVFTHTSNYFDLMLDYCVRLIKESKAYVDDTPPEQMKLEREQRVESANRSNSVEKNLSLWQEMVKGSEKGQKYCVRAKIDMSSPNGCMRDPTIYRCKNEPHPRTGTKYKVYPTYDFACPIVDAIENVTHTLRTTEYHDRDDQFYWFIDALKLRKPYIWSYSRLNMTNTVLSKRKLTWFVDSGLVDGWDDPRFPTVRGIIRRGMTVEGLKEFIIAQGSSKSVVFMNWDKIWAFNKKVIDPIAPRYTALEKEKRVIVNVAGAKVERIQVSVHPKDESLGKKTVLLGPRIYIDYVDAEALKEGENATFINWGNILIKKVNKDASGNITSVDAALNLENKDFKKTLKLTWLAVEDDPSAYPPTFCVYFDNIISKAVLGKDEDFKQFIGHKTRDEVPMLGDPELKNCKKGDIIQLQRRGFFKVDVAYAPPSGYTNVPSPIVLFSIPDGHTKDVPTSGLKVNAPDAKATKKASSPVSSSGQASELDSQITQQGDLVRDLKSKKAAKDQIDVAVKKLLALKADYKSATGKDWKPGQAAAPSAPAASSSTANDAVSVNASIVKQGDLVRDLKGKKASKPEIDAAVKTLLELKAQYKTLTGQDWKPGTVPPTVAPSPSAAPSAGANDSVAQILSQITAQGDKVRELKSAKADKATVDAAVKTLLSLKADYKAATGSDWKPGTTAPVPAAAPIKVKQEKNPEPASVLAVNTLLDKIAQQGDKIRQLKSAKSEKSLVDAEVKLLLALKTDYKSLTGQEWKPGTVAPAPTTVAVVDLTGGDPGSDVDSVLSKIQAQGDKIRKLKSEKAAKNVIDPEVKALLALKAEYKTLSGKDWTPDAKAEPAVVKKEASPVSMASPKDELTQQINAQGNKVRDVKGNKAAKEVIDAEVAKLLALKAKYKEVTGTDFPVAGRGGGGGGGGSAKKAPKEAQPKPAKPVKKEPAADASGAVKKQTRLGLEATKEDNLPDWYSQVITKGEMIEYYDVSGCYILRHWSFAIWKAIKTWFDAEITRMGVKECYFPIFVSKAVLEKEKTHIADFAPEVAWVTKSGDSDLAEPIAVRPTSETVMYPAYAKWVQSYRDLPIRLNQWNNVVRWEFKQPTPFLRTREFLWQEGHTAFADKEEATKEVLDILDLYALVYTHLLAIPVVKGRKTEKEKFAGGDYTTTVEAFISASGRAIQGATSHHLGQNFSKMFEIVYEDPETQQKKYVYQNSWGITTRTIGVMIMVHADNQGLVLPPHVACIQAIVVPCGITVNTKDDERAQLLDACKALEKRLVGGGVRCEGDYRDNYSPGWKFNHWELKGVPLRLEVGPKDLKAQQLVAVRRDTGEKITIPLADVEKKIPALLETIHESMLNKAQEDMASHTKKVSNWTDFCGFLEQKNILLAPFCGEISCEDKIKADSARGEEAEPGAPAMGAKSLCIPFDQPAAIAASDKCINPSCTNKPKFYTLFGRSY; encoded by the exons ATGTCAATAAAGCTCAAAGCGAACCTCAACAATCCGCCCATAA GTGGCCTAGCGACGGCGCACCTAATTAATGGCACGGTACCCGTGGAGATAGTGTGGAGCAAGGAGGAGACTTCGCTGCAGTTCCCAGATAATCGCCTGTTGGTGTGCCACTCGAACAACGATGTGCTCCGCGCCCTCGCTCGCGCTGCTCCGGACTACAAGCTGTACGGGGAAACGGCCATCGAACGGACACAGATTGATCACTGGCTGTCTTTCTCACTAACCTGCGAGGATGACATATCCTGGGCTCTCTCCTTCCTGGACAAGTCCATTGCCCCGGTGACTTACCTGGTGGCCAATAAGCTGACTATCGCCGATTTTGCACTGTTCAACGAGATGCACTCGCGCTATGAGTTCCTCGCCGCCAAGGGAATTCCTCAGCACGTGCAGCGTTGGTATGACCTCATCACCGCCCAGCCGTTGATCCAGAAGGTGCTGCAGTCCCTGCCAGAGGATGCAAAGGTTAAGAGGAGTCCACAGTCTTCCAAGGAGCAGACACCCGCCAAAACGGGCGAGCGCAAGCAGGAGGGCAAGTTCGTGGATCTGCCAGGTGCCGAGATGGGCAAGGTGGTTGTGCGCTTCCCGCCAGAAGCCTCTGGCTATCTACACATTGGTCATGCTAAGGCGGCTCTGCTGAATCAGTACTACGCCTTGGCGTTTCAAGGAACGCTGATCATGAGATTCGATGACACGAATCCAGCCAAGGAGACGGTCGAGTTCGAAAATGTCATTCTCGGCGATCTCGAGCAGCTGCAGATCAAGCCCGACGTATTTACGCACACATCGAACTACTTCGACCTAATGCTCGACTACTGTGTCCGGCTGATAAAGGAGAGCAAGGCCTATGTGGATGATACCCCTCCGGAGCAAATGAAGCTGGAGCGCGAGCAACGCGTGGAGTCCGCAAATCGTTCCAACT CTGTCGAGAAAAATCTTTCGCTGTGGCAGGAGATGGTTAAGGGATCTGAGAAGGGTCAAAAATACTGCGTGCGCGCCAAGATCGACATGAGCTCTCCCAACGGATGTATGCGTGACCCCACCATCTATCGCTGCAAGAACGAGCCACATCCACGCACGGGAACCAAATACAA gGTGTACCCCACGTACGACTTTGCCTGCCCTATTGTGGACGCCATCGAAAATGTGACCCACACCCTGCGCACCACTGAGTACCATGACCGAGATGATCAGTTCTACTGGTTCATTGATGCCCTGAAGCTAAGAAAACCGTACATCTGGTCATACAGTCGATTGAACATGACCAACACTGTGTTGTCCAAGAGGAAACTTACCTGGTTTGTGGATTCTGGTCTGGTTGACGGCTGGGATGATCCTCGATTCCCAACGGTGCGTGGTATCATCCGACGCGGAATGACAGTGGAGGGTTTAAAGGAGTTCATCATTGCCCAAGGCAGCAGTAAATCCGTAGTGTTCATGAACTGGGATAAGATCTGGGCCTTCAACAAGAAGGTCATCGATCCGATTGCTCCTCGTTACACTGCTTTGGAGAAGGAAAAGCGGGTTATTGTTAATGTGGCTGGCGCTAAGGTGGAAAGGATTCAGGTGTCCGTGCATCCCAAGGATGAATCGCTGGGCAAAAAGACCGTCTTGTTGGGTCCCCGCATCTACATCGACTACGTTGATGCCGAAGCCTTGAAGGAGGGTGAAAATGCAACTTTCATTAACTGGGGCAACATCCTCATTAAAAAGGTAAACAAGGATGCATCTGGAAACATAACTTCCGTTGATGCTGCTCTCAATTTGGAGAACAAGGACTTCAAAAAGACTCTTAAACTCACCTGGTTGGCTGTGGAAGATGATCCCAGTGCCTATCCACCCACTTTCTGCGTTTACTTTGACAATATTATCAGCAAAGCTGTTCTAGGCAAGGACGAGGACTTTAAGCAGTTTATTGGCCACAAGACCCGCGATGAGGTTCCCATGCTGGGCGATCCTGAACTGAAAAATTGCAAGAAGGGCGATATCATCCAGTTACAGAGGCGTGGCTTCTTTAAAGTGGACGTCGCTTATGCTCCGCCCAGTGGATACACAAATGTACCTTCTCCCATTGTTTTGTTCTCTATTCCTGATGGACATACGAAGGATGTGCCAACTTCAGGTCTGAAAGTCAATGCTCCGGATGCCAAGGCGACG AAAAAGGCATCATCACCTGTAAGTTCTTCCGGCCAAGCTTCCGAATTGGACAGCCAAATTACCCAGCAAGGCGATCTGGTCCGAGATCTGAAATCTAAGAAAGCAGCCAAGGATCAAATCGATGTTGCTGTGAAGAAGCTGCTCGCCCTGAAAGCGGACTACAAATCAGCTACTGGAAAGGATTGGAAGCCAGGAcaagctgctgctccttctgcACCTGCCGCCAGCTCATCCACTGCCAACGACGCCGTTTCAGTTAATGCCAGCATTGTCAAACAAGGCGATTTGGTCAGAGATCTAAAGGGAAAGAAGGCTAGCAAACCAGAGATTGACGCTGCTGTAAAAACTCTTCTTGAACTTAAGGCTCAGTACAAGACTCTCACCGGTCAGGATTGGAAACCAGGCACTGTACCTCCCACTGTcgctccatctccatctgctGCTCCCTCTGCCGGTGCCAACGATTCGGTGGCCCAAATTCTTAGCCAAATCACTGCCCAGGGTGACAAAGTTCGGGAGCTGAAGTCAGCTAAAGCCGATAAGGCCACCGTTGATGCTGCAGTAAAGACGCTGCTCAGTTTGAAGGCTGACTACAAAGCAGCCACCGGCAGTGACTGGAAACCAGGTACCACAGCTCCAgttccagcagcagctcctATAAAAGTCAAGCAGGAGAAGAATCCGGAGCCAGCTTCTGTCCTTGCTGTAAACACACTGCTCGACAAGATCGCCCAACAAGGTGATAAAATCCGTCAATTGAAATCGGCGAAATCGGAGAAATCCCTTGTTGATGCCGAGGTTAAACTTTTGCTGGCTTTGAAAACGGACTACAAATCCCTAACTGGTCAAGAGTGGAAACCAGGTACTGTGGCACCCGCTCCCACAACTGTAGCTGTGGTCGATCTTACTGGTGGAGATCCAGGCAGTGACGTAGACAGTGTCTTGAGCAAGATTCAAGCCCAAGGTGATAAGATCAGGAAATTGAAGTCCGAGAAGGCAGCCAAGAACGTAATCGATCCTGAGGTTAAGGCTCTGCTTGCTCTTAAAGCTGAATATAAGACGCTGAGCGGTAAGGATTGGACGCCAGACGCTAAGGCTGAACCCGCTGTAGTAAAAAAGGAAGCTAGTCCCGTTTCGATGGCATCGCCTAAGGATGAACTCACCCAGCAGATTAATGCTCAGGGGAACAAGGTACGCGACGTGAAAGGTAACAAGGCAGCCAAGGAGGTCATCGATGCTGAAGTGGCCAAGTTGTTGGCCCTCAAGGCCAAGTACAAGGAAGTCACGGGCACCGATTTCCCCGTAGCAGGTcgcggtggcggcggcggcggaggaggttCCGCCAAGAAAGCGCCAAAAGAGGCACAACCAAAGCCAGCAAAGCCGGTGAAGAAGGAACCTGCTGCCGATGCTTCCGGAGCTGTGAAAAAGCAAACCCGCCTGGGTCTGGAGGCTACCAAGGAGGATAACTTGCCTGACTGGTACTCGCAGGTTATCACCAAGGGTGAGATGATCGAATATTACGACGTGTCTGGATGCTACATTCTGCGTCACTGGTCCTTCGCCATCTGGAAAGCTATCAAGACTTGGTTTGATGCTGAGATAACACGCATGGGCGTCAAGGAGTGCTACTTCCCGATCTTCGTTTCTAAAGCTGTGCTGGAGAAGGAGAAGACGCATATCGCGGATTTCGCTCCGGAGGTGGCCTGGGTCACCAAGTCCGGAGACTCTGATTTGGCTGAGCCAATCGCCGTGCGTCCTACCTCCGAGACCGTCATGTACCCCGCCTACGCCAAATGGGTACAGTCCTACAGGGATCTGCCGATTCGCCTCAATCAGTGGAATAACGTTGTC CGCTGGGAATTCAAGCAGCCAACTCCTTTCCTACGTACCCGTGAGTTCCTGTGGCAGGAGGGTCACACCGCCTTCGCCGACAAAGAAGAAGCCACCAAGGAAGTTCTTGACATTCTCGATCTTTATGCCCTGGTGTACACCCATCTGCTGGCCATTCCCGTAGTTAAGGGCCGCAAGACTGAGAAGGAGAAGTTCGCTGGTGGTGACTACACCACCACCGTGGAGGCATTCATCTCGGCTTCAGGACGTGCCATTCAAGGTGCTACCAGTCATCATTTGGGACAGAATTTCTCGAAGATGTTCGAAATCGTTTACGAGGACCCTGAAACGCAGCAGAAGAAGTACGTTTACCAGAACTCCTGGGGCATCACTACCCGCACTATTGGCGTGATGATCATGGTGCATGCCGACAACCAGGGCCTGGTGTTGCCCCCACACGTCGCCTGTATTCAGGCCATTGTGGTGCCCTGCGGCATCACCGTTAACACGAAGGATGACGAGCGGGCGCAGCTACTGGACGCTTGCAAGGCCCTTGAGAAGCGCCTTGTCGGCGGTGGAGTTCGTTGCGAGGGTGACTACCGTGACAACTATTCGCCCGGCTGGAAGTTTAATCACTGGGAACTGAAGGGCGTGCCGCTGCGCTTGGAAGTTGGTCCCAAGGACCTAAAGGCCCAACAACTGGTGGCCGTGCGTCGCGACACTGGCGAAAAGATCACCATACCGCTGGCCGATGTGGAGAAGAAGATACCTGCGCTGCTCGAAACCATTCATGAGAGCATGCTTAATAAGGCGCAAGAGGATATGGCCAGTCACACGAAAAAGGTGAGCAACTGGACGGACTTCTGTGGTTTTCTAGAGCAGAAAAACATCCTTTTGGCTCCCTTCTGCGGCGAGATCAGTTGCGAGGACAAGATCAAGGCAGACAGCGCCCGCGGCGAAGAGGCCGAGCCAGGAGCTCCAGCGATGGGTGCCAAGTCGCTGTGTATTCCCTTCGATCAACCAGCTGCCATCGCGGCTAGCGATAAGTGCATCAACCCCAGCTGTACCAACAAGCCCAAGTTCTACACGCTCTTCGGACGAAGCTATTAG
- the LOC117142813 gene encoding bifunctional glutamate/proline--tRNA ligase isoform X2 — translation MLNYLACGSLSSTSKKASSPVSSSGQASELDSQITQQGDLVRDLKSKKAAKDQIDVAVKKLLALKADYKSATGKDWKPGQAAAPSAPAASSSTANDAVSVNASIVKQGDLVRDLKGKKASKPEIDAAVKTLLELKAQYKTLTGQDWKPGTVPPTVAPSPSAAPSAGANDSVAQILSQITAQGDKVRELKSAKADKATVDAAVKTLLSLKADYKAATGSDWKPGTTAPVPAAAPIKVKQEKNPEPASVLAVNTLLDKIAQQGDKIRQLKSAKSEKSLVDAEVKLLLALKTDYKSLTGQEWKPGTVAPAPTTVAVVDLTGGDPGSDVDSVLSKIQAQGDKIRKLKSEKAAKNVIDPEVKALLALKAEYKTLSGKDWTPDAKAEPAVVKKEASPVSMASPKDELTQQINAQGNKVRDVKGNKAAKEVIDAEVAKLLALKAKYKEVTGTDFPVAGRGGGGGGGGSAKKAPKEAQPKPAKPVKKEPAADASGAVKKQTRLGLEATKEDNLPDWYSQVITKGEMIEYYDVSGCYILRHWSFAIWKAIKTWFDAEITRMGVKECYFPIFVSKAVLEKEKTHIADFAPEVAWVTKSGDSDLAEPIAVRPTSETVMYPAYAKWVQSYRDLPIRLNQWNNVVRWEFKQPTPFLRTREFLWQEGHTAFADKEEATKEVLDILDLYALVYTHLLAIPVVKGRKTEKEKFAGGDYTTTVEAFISASGRAIQGATSHHLGQNFSKMFEIVYEDPETQQKKYVYQNSWGITTRTIGVMIMVHADNQGLVLPPHVACIQAIVVPCGITVNTKDDERAQLLDACKALEKRLVGGGVRCEGDYRDNYSPGWKFNHWELKGVPLRLEVGPKDLKAQQLVAVRRDTGEKITIPLADVEKKIPALLETIHESMLNKAQEDMASHTKKVSNWTDFCGFLEQKNILLAPFCGEISCEDKIKADSARGEEAEPGAPAMGAKSLCIPFDQPAAIAASDKCINPSCTNKPKFYTLFGRSY, via the exons ATGCTGAACTACCTAGCGTGTGGATCGTTATCGTCAACCTCA AAAAAGGCATCATCACCTGTAAGTTCTTCCGGCCAAGCTTCCGAATTGGACAGCCAAATTACCCAGCAAGGCGATCTGGTCCGAGATCTGAAATCTAAGAAAGCAGCCAAGGATCAAATCGATGTTGCTGTGAAGAAGCTGCTCGCCCTGAAAGCGGACTACAAATCAGCTACTGGAAAGGATTGGAAGCCAGGAcaagctgctgctccttctgcACCTGCCGCCAGCTCATCCACTGCCAACGACGCCGTTTCAGTTAATGCCAGCATTGTCAAACAAGGCGATTTGGTCAGAGATCTAAAGGGAAAGAAGGCTAGCAAACCAGAGATTGACGCTGCTGTAAAAACTCTTCTTGAACTTAAGGCTCAGTACAAGACTCTCACCGGTCAGGATTGGAAACCAGGCACTGTACCTCCCACTGTcgctccatctccatctgctGCTCCCTCTGCCGGTGCCAACGATTCGGTGGCCCAAATTCTTAGCCAAATCACTGCCCAGGGTGACAAAGTTCGGGAGCTGAAGTCAGCTAAAGCCGATAAGGCCACCGTTGATGCTGCAGTAAAGACGCTGCTCAGTTTGAAGGCTGACTACAAAGCAGCCACCGGCAGTGACTGGAAACCAGGTACCACAGCTCCAgttccagcagcagctcctATAAAAGTCAAGCAGGAGAAGAATCCGGAGCCAGCTTCTGTCCTTGCTGTAAACACACTGCTCGACAAGATCGCCCAACAAGGTGATAAAATCCGTCAATTGAAATCGGCGAAATCGGAGAAATCCCTTGTTGATGCCGAGGTTAAACTTTTGCTGGCTTTGAAAACGGACTACAAATCCCTAACTGGTCAAGAGTGGAAACCAGGTACTGTGGCACCCGCTCCCACAACTGTAGCTGTGGTCGATCTTACTGGTGGAGATCCAGGCAGTGACGTAGACAGTGTCTTGAGCAAGATTCAAGCCCAAGGTGATAAGATCAGGAAATTGAAGTCCGAGAAGGCAGCCAAGAACGTAATCGATCCTGAGGTTAAGGCTCTGCTTGCTCTTAAAGCTGAATATAAGACGCTGAGCGGTAAGGATTGGACGCCAGACGCTAAGGCTGAACCCGCTGTAGTAAAAAAGGAAGCTAGTCCCGTTTCGATGGCATCGCCTAAGGATGAACTCACCCAGCAGATTAATGCTCAGGGGAACAAGGTACGCGACGTGAAAGGTAACAAGGCAGCCAAGGAGGTCATCGATGCTGAAGTGGCCAAGTTGTTGGCCCTCAAGGCCAAGTACAAGGAAGTCACGGGCACCGATTTCCCCGTAGCAGGTcgcggtggcggcggcggcggaggaggttCCGCCAAGAAAGCGCCAAAAGAGGCACAACCAAAGCCAGCAAAGCCGGTGAAGAAGGAACCTGCTGCCGATGCTTCCGGAGCTGTGAAAAAGCAAACCCGCCTGGGTCTGGAGGCTACCAAGGAGGATAACTTGCCTGACTGGTACTCGCAGGTTATCACCAAGGGTGAGATGATCGAATATTACGACGTGTCTGGATGCTACATTCTGCGTCACTGGTCCTTCGCCATCTGGAAAGCTATCAAGACTTGGTTTGATGCTGAGATAACACGCATGGGCGTCAAGGAGTGCTACTTCCCGATCTTCGTTTCTAAAGCTGTGCTGGAGAAGGAGAAGACGCATATCGCGGATTTCGCTCCGGAGGTGGCCTGGGTCACCAAGTCCGGAGACTCTGATTTGGCTGAGCCAATCGCCGTGCGTCCTACCTCCGAGACCGTCATGTACCCCGCCTACGCCAAATGGGTACAGTCCTACAGGGATCTGCCGATTCGCCTCAATCAGTGGAATAACGTTGTC CGCTGGGAATTCAAGCAGCCAACTCCTTTCCTACGTACCCGTGAGTTCCTGTGGCAGGAGGGTCACACCGCCTTCGCCGACAAAGAAGAAGCCACCAAGGAAGTTCTTGACATTCTCGATCTTTATGCCCTGGTGTACACCCATCTGCTGGCCATTCCCGTAGTTAAGGGCCGCAAGACTGAGAAGGAGAAGTTCGCTGGTGGTGACTACACCACCACCGTGGAGGCATTCATCTCGGCTTCAGGACGTGCCATTCAAGGTGCTACCAGTCATCATTTGGGACAGAATTTCTCGAAGATGTTCGAAATCGTTTACGAGGACCCTGAAACGCAGCAGAAGAAGTACGTTTACCAGAACTCCTGGGGCATCACTACCCGCACTATTGGCGTGATGATCATGGTGCATGCCGACAACCAGGGCCTGGTGTTGCCCCCACACGTCGCCTGTATTCAGGCCATTGTGGTGCCCTGCGGCATCACCGTTAACACGAAGGATGACGAGCGGGCGCAGCTACTGGACGCTTGCAAGGCCCTTGAGAAGCGCCTTGTCGGCGGTGGAGTTCGTTGCGAGGGTGACTACCGTGACAACTATTCGCCCGGCTGGAAGTTTAATCACTGGGAACTGAAGGGCGTGCCGCTGCGCTTGGAAGTTGGTCCCAAGGACCTAAAGGCCCAACAACTGGTGGCCGTGCGTCGCGACACTGGCGAAAAGATCACCATACCGCTGGCCGATGTGGAGAAGAAGATACCTGCGCTGCTCGAAACCATTCATGAGAGCATGCTTAATAAGGCGCAAGAGGATATGGCCAGTCACACGAAAAAGGTGAGCAACTGGACGGACTTCTGTGGTTTTCTAGAGCAGAAAAACATCCTTTTGGCTCCCTTCTGCGGCGAGATCAGTTGCGAGGACAAGATCAAGGCAGACAGCGCCCGCGGCGAAGAGGCCGAGCCAGGAGCTCCAGCGATGGGTGCCAAGTCGCTGTGTATTCCCTTCGATCAACCAGCTGCCATCGCGGCTAGCGATAAGTGCATCAACCCCAGCTGTACCAACAAGCCCAAGTTCTACACGCTCTTCGGACGAAGCTATTAG
- the LOC117144216 gene encoding AP-1 complex subunit sigma-2 isoform X2: MMLFMLLFSRQGKLRLQKWYMAYPDKVKKKITRELVTTILARKPKMCSFLEWKDCKIVYKRYASLYFCCAIEQNDNELLTLEIIHRYVELLDKYFGSVCELDIIFNFEKAYFILDELLIGGEIQETSKKNVLKAIASQDLLQEDEAVEGTLRDIGLL, encoded by the exons atg ATGCTTTTCATGCTGCTGTTTAGTCGGCAGGGCAAACTGCGGTTACAAAAGTGGTACATGGCGTATCCGGATAAGGTGAAAAAGAAGATCACCCGGGAACTGGTCACTACGATACTGGCCCGCAAGCCCAAAATGTGCTCCTTTCTGGAGTGGAAGGACTGCAAAATTGTCTACAAAAG GTATGCCAGCTTGTATTTCTGTTGCGCCATCGAGCAGAACGACAACGAATTGCTGACACTAGAGATCATTCATCGCTATGTGGAGCTGTTGGATAAGTACTTCGGCAGC GTCTGCGAGCTGGACATTATCTTTAACTTTGAAAAAGCATACTTCATCCTGGATGAGCTGCTTATTGGCGGCGAGATCCAGGAGACGTCCAAAAAGAACGTACTTAAGGCGATTGCCTCGCAGGATCTGCTCCAAGAG GACGAAGCCGTTGAGGGCACTTTAAGAGACATTGGACTCCTCTAA
- the LOC117144216 gene encoding AP-1 complex subunit sigma-2 isoform X3, which produces MMLFMLLFSRQGKLRLQKWYMAYPDKVKKKITRELVTTILARKPKMCSFLEWKDCKIVYKRYASLYFCCAIEQNDNELLTLEIIHRYVELLDKYFGSVCELDIIFNFEKAYFILDELLIGGEIQETSKKNVLKAIASQDLLQEDFNEYLN; this is translated from the exons atg ATGCTTTTCATGCTGCTGTTTAGTCGGCAGGGCAAACTGCGGTTACAAAAGTGGTACATGGCGTATCCGGATAAGGTGAAAAAGAAGATCACCCGGGAACTGGTCACTACGATACTGGCCCGCAAGCCCAAAATGTGCTCCTTTCTGGAGTGGAAGGACTGCAAAATTGTCTACAAAAG GTATGCCAGCTTGTATTTCTGTTGCGCCATCGAGCAGAACGACAACGAATTGCTGACACTAGAGATCATTCATCGCTATGTGGAGCTGTTGGATAAGTACTTCGGCAGC GTCTGCGAGCTGGACATTATCTTTAACTTTGAAAAAGCATACTTCATCCTGGATGAGCTGCTTATTGGCGGCGAGATCCAGGAGACGTCCAAAAAGAACGTACTTAAGGCGATTGCCTCGCAGGATCTGCTCCAAGAG GACTTCAATGAGTATCTCAACTAA
- the LOC117144216 gene encoding AP-1 complex subunit sigma-2 isoform X1, whose protein sequence is MMLFMLLFSRQGKLRLQKWYMAYPDKVKKKITRELVTTILARKPKMCSFLEWKDCKIVYKRYASLYFCCAIEQNDNELLTLEIIHRYVELLDKYFGSVCELDIIFNFEKAYFILDELLIGGEIQETSKKNVLKAIASQDLLQEDETPQSFFDDHGLG, encoded by the exons atg ATGCTTTTCATGCTGCTGTTTAGTCGGCAGGGCAAACTGCGGTTACAAAAGTGGTACATGGCGTATCCGGATAAGGTGAAAAAGAAGATCACCCGGGAACTGGTCACTACGATACTGGCCCGCAAGCCCAAAATGTGCTCCTTTCTGGAGTGGAAGGACTGCAAAATTGTCTACAAAAG GTATGCCAGCTTGTATTTCTGTTGCGCCATCGAGCAGAACGACAACGAATTGCTGACACTAGAGATCATTCATCGCTATGTGGAGCTGTTGGATAAGTACTTCGGCAGC GTCTGCGAGCTGGACATTATCTTTAACTTTGAAAAAGCATACTTCATCCTGGATGAGCTGCTTATTGGCGGCGAGATCCAGGAGACGTCCAAAAAGAACGTACTTAAGGCGATTGCCTCGCAGGATCTGCTCCAAGAG GATGAGACCCCGCAGAGTTTCTTCGACGATCACGGCCTGGGCTAA